From a single Petrotoga sp. 9PW.55.5.1 genomic region:
- the rpmE gene encoding 50S ribosomal protein L31, translated as MKQGIHPEMKLITVKCACGAEHKLYSTVDSFRLDVCSECHPFYRGELGSQILDTEGRVQRFKNKYKDFLKN; from the coding sequence TTGAAACAAGGTATACATCCAGAAATGAAACTTATAACGGTTAAATGCGCTTGTGGTGCTGAACATAAATTATATTCAACAGTAGATAGTTTCAGGTTAGATGTTTGTTCCGAATGTCATCCTTTTTATAGAGGTGAATTAGGATCACAAATATTAGACACTGAAGGAAGAGTTCAAAGGTTTAAGAATAAATACAAAGATTTCCTTAAAAACTAA
- a CDS encoding alanine--glyoxylate aminotransferase family protein: MAKLVKKNYLMAPGPTPVPIDVLLEGAKDTIHHRTPQYLDIQNKALDNLKYLFQTESNVYSLSSSGTGAMEAAVANLVSPGDKVIAVNGGKFGERWCELCNTYGANLIQIDVEWGKYLRPEEIKKVLEENPDVKAVFTTLSETSTGVVNPIKEIAEVVKDTDAVLVVDAISGMLAEPLKMDEWNVDVVVTGVQKGFMMPPGVAMIALSDKAMRLVDGCTSPRYYFDLRAYKKSYPDSPYTPPVNLIYQLVESTESLKNEGIENIWERHRILADATRAAVIAMNLEIFAERPGNVLTSIKVPENIDGKGIVKFLRDDWGVTFAGGQSKLKGKIIRIAHLGYMSKFDIIIAISALEMALKKFGYAIELGTGVKAAEEVFMKEGV, encoded by the coding sequence GTGGCAAAACTTGTTAAAAAGAATTATCTTATGGCACCAGGTCCAACACCAGTTCCGATCGATGTTTTATTAGAAGGTGCAAAAGATACAATCCATCATAGAACGCCTCAGTACTTAGATATCCAAAATAAAGCTTTGGATAATCTCAAGTATTTGTTTCAAACAGAAAGTAACGTTTACTCATTATCTTCTTCAGGAACAGGTGCTATGGAAGCTGCAGTGGCTAATTTGGTTTCACCAGGTGATAAGGTTATTGCTGTAAACGGAGGAAAATTTGGTGAAAGATGGTGTGAGTTATGCAACACCTATGGTGCTAATTTGATTCAAATAGATGTAGAGTGGGGGAAATATCTTAGGCCAGAAGAAATAAAGAAAGTATTAGAAGAAAATCCTGATGTAAAAGCTGTTTTTACTACATTAAGTGAAACTTCTACAGGTGTAGTTAATCCTATTAAAGAAATTGCTGAAGTAGTTAAAGATACTGACGCTGTTTTAGTTGTAGATGCTATTTCTGGAATGTTAGCAGAACCATTAAAGATGGATGAATGGAACGTAGATGTTGTTGTAACTGGGGTTCAAAAAGGATTCATGATGCCACCAGGAGTTGCAATGATTGCTTTAAGTGATAAAGCTATGAGGTTGGTAGATGGTTGTACAAGTCCTAGATATTACTTTGATTTGAGGGCATACAAAAAAAGCTACCCTGATTCACCTTACACACCTCCAGTTAACCTCATATATCAACTTGTAGAATCTACTGAAAGCCTTAAAAATGAAGGAATAGAAAATATATGGGAAAGACATAGAATATTGGCGGATGCAACTAGAGCCGCGGTTATAGCTATGAACTTAGAAATTTTTGCTGAAAGGCCAGGAAACGTTCTAACTTCTATAAAAGTTCCTGAAAATATTGATGGAAAAGGAATAGTAAAATTCTTAAGAGATGATTGGGGAGTAACTTTTGCTGGTGGACAGTCAAAATTAAAAGGAAAGATTATAAGAATTGCTCACTTAGGATACATGTCAAAATTTGATATTATAATCGCTATAAGTGCTTTAGAAATGGCATTGAAAAAGTTTGGTTATGCTATTGAATTAGGCACAGGAGTAAAAGCAGCTGAAGAAGTTTTCATGAAAGAGGGGGTATAG
- the aroH gene encoding chorismate mutase, which translates to MNLDYKIVGIRGATSLSKDHPIELTEKVLELWNKIIENNDIMHIISVIFSVTPDIKSLNPATILREKLDLNNIPFMCLQEASFENSAVRIIRILIICESKTQNFVYLHETKELRTKKNNN; encoded by the coding sequence ATGAACCTTGATTATAAAATAGTTGGAATAAGAGGAGCAACATCCTTAAGCAAAGATCATCCGATTGAATTAACTGAAAAGGTCTTAGAATTGTGGAATAAAATAATTGAAAACAATGATATTATGCATATCATCTCTGTGATATTTTCTGTAACACCTGATATCAAAAGCTTAAATCCCGCAACTATACTTAGAGAAAAATTAGATTTAAATAACATTCCATTTATGTGTCTGCAAGAGGCTTCTTTTGAAAATTCTGCAGTCAGAATTATAAGGATACTCATTATATGTGAAAGTAAAACACAAAATTTCGTCTATTTACACGAAACAAAAGAGTTAAGAACAAAAAAAAATAACAATTAA
- a CDS encoding S1 RNA-binding domain-containing protein encodes MVNESIATGDFVKGKVIDIKKFGAFLELENSEEGFVHISKISKKYVKEISDFLKVGQEIEGKVIGKTKDGKYELSLKEVNNDEPETGKSQNFEKRLNQYLKDSEKKISEYRKHLDKKRNPRKR; translated from the coding sequence ATGGTAAACGAAAGTATTGCAACAGGGGATTTCGTAAAAGGAAAAGTTATTGATATTAAGAAATTTGGGGCTTTTTTAGAACTTGAAAATAGTGAAGAAGGATTTGTACATATTTCTAAGATTTCCAAAAAATACGTTAAAGAAATTTCTGACTTTTTAAAGGTTGGACAAGAAATTGAAGGTAAAGTGATAGGAAAAACAAAAGATGGAAAATATGAATTGTCTTTGAAAGAAGTTAACAACGATGAGCCTGAAACAGGAAAGTCTCAGAACTTTGAAAAGAGACTTAACCAATACTTAAAAGACAGCGAAAAGAAGATATCTGAATATAGAAAACATTTAGACAAGAAAAGAAACCCAAGAAAAAGATAA
- a CDS encoding YjjG family noncanonical pyrimidine nucleotidase, whose protein sequence is MKDQVKMIYFDLDHTLWDFEKNSKETLNKVFHNYHKIFMKTSLEDFIDSYLKINSKLWEMYRNKEISQDDLKLLRFEITLNALKIKHKEGLVREMNDFYLKTLAQQRHLVEGAFEVLDYLKENYELGILTNGFKNIQMTKMKSSQIIDYFNILVSSDDVGVPKPDEKIFEYAVTVAKKSKEEILYIGDDLENDILPALKYGMKAIWFKNHQNKTQPTDNGILSINKLVELKNIF, encoded by the coding sequence TTGAAGGATCAGGTTAAAATGATTTATTTTGACTTAGATCATACTTTGTGGGATTTTGAAAAAAATTCAAAAGAAACTTTGAATAAAGTATTTCACAATTACCATAAAATATTCATGAAAACGTCACTTGAAGATTTTATAGATTCTTACCTTAAAATAAATTCTAAATTATGGGAAATGTATCGTAATAAAGAAATAAGTCAAGATGATCTGAAATTACTTCGCTTTGAAATTACTTTAAACGCCTTAAAAATCAAACATAAGGAAGGTTTAGTAAGAGAGATGAACGATTTTTACTTAAAAACTTTAGCCCAACAAAGACATCTTGTAGAGGGCGCTTTTGAAGTTTTAGATTATTTAAAGGAAAATTATGAATTGGGTATTCTAACCAACGGTTTTAAAAATATCCAAATGACCAAAATGAAAAGTTCTCAAATAATTGATTACTTCAATATTTTGGTAAGTTCCGATGACGTTGGAGTACCAAAACCAGATGAAAAAATATTTGAATATGCAGTAACTGTAGCTAAAAAATCTAAAGAAGAGATTTTGTATATAGGTGATGATTTAGAAAATGATATTTTACCTGCTTTAAAATATGGAATGAAAGCTATTTGGTTTAAAAATCATCAAAACAAAACTCAACCAACCGATAATGGAATCTTATCAATAAATAAGTTGGTTGAATTAAAAAACATATTTTAA
- a CDS encoding alpha/beta hydrolase, whose protein sequence is MKKIIKILGLLILFIMMFWNFLVAAFFIILFNIKSLKKSVFGNLPLETKKNSYKGPITIEYKKANLPLKLDIYYPSKPKNKYPVVFFAHGGGWVTGSRKLSSVTSWAKYLSGKGFAVVAIDYRYGYFYKFEDLIEDYSSALNYIRENYHNLNIDKDKIVLMGTSAGGTLSLYYAAYHSYFNHTKELEGIKGVVAWYSPTDLLDLWNIQVDSLFAQFAVTTTMKGTPKNKYEDYKAFSPINYISERMLPTMLIHGEKDSTVPLNSSVKFYEELKKQGVNSVLLTHPKGEHSFELELKDLLTQRLVEKTVNFIRERVENLPNYAFHKNRN, encoded by the coding sequence TTGAAAAAAATAATTAAGATTTTAGGGTTGCTTATTTTATTCATTATGATGTTTTGGAATTTCTTGGTTGCAGCCTTTTTCATAATACTATTTAATATCAAAAGCTTAAAAAAATCCGTCTTCGGAAATCTTCCTTTAGAAACCAAAAAAAATTCTTATAAGGGTCCTATAACGATAGAATACAAAAAAGCCAACTTGCCTTTAAAACTAGATATTTACTATCCTTCAAAGCCAAAAAATAAATATCCTGTAGTTTTTTTCGCACATGGTGGAGGATGGGTAACAGGAAGCAGGAAACTTTCTAGTGTGACTTCCTGGGCAAAGTACTTGTCAGGCAAAGGTTTTGCTGTAGTAGCAATTGACTATCGATATGGATACTTTTACAAATTTGAAGATCTAATAGAAGATTACAGCAGTGCCTTGAATTATATTAGAGAAAACTATCACAATCTAAACATCGATAAAGATAAAATTGTATTAATGGGAACTTCTGCAGGAGGAACTCTTTCTCTTTATTACGCTGCATATCATAGTTATTTCAATCACACTAAAGAGTTAGAAGGTATAAAAGGAGTGGTCGCTTGGTATTCTCCCACAGATTTATTAGATTTGTGGAATATACAAGTTGATTCTTTGTTTGCCCAGTTTGCTGTGACAACTACAATGAAAGGAACCCCAAAAAACAAATATGAAGATTATAAAGCCTTTTCCCCAATTAATTATATTTCGGAAAGAATGCTTCCCACCATGCTGATACATGGAGAAAAAGATTCCACTGTTCCATTGAACAGTTCGGTAAAATTTTACGAAGAATTAAAAAAGCAAGGAGTAAATTCTGTATTATTAACGCACCCTAAAGGTGAACATTCTTTTGAGCTGGAATTAAAAGATCTCCTAACTCAAAGACTAGTCGAAAAAACTGTTAACTTTATCAGAGAAAGAGTTGAAAATTTACCCAATTATGCTTTCCATAAGAATAGAAATTGA
- the infB gene encoding translation initiation factor IF-2, producing MGKTRVYEVAKELGMNSKELIEFLEEELNIIVKSHMSTIEDETVEAIRDLIEEERQLKKKPKKQEEEEDKQKKKVSKPEKQTKQTIEEEKPIREVTISPTDLTLETLSKYVGISQTEIIKDMFIKGIALRPGQKLDVKTAENIALNYNILLNFEEEQKETQETNISDLETILSNRWKEIYESNKDKLVLRPPVVTVMGHVDHGKTTLLDKIRNTKVAEKEEGGITQSIGAYQIEYNDHKITFIDTPGHEAFTEMRARGAQVTDIVVLIIAADDGVMPQTIEAFNHAKNANVPIIVAINKVDKPNANLDLTKQQMVSKLNLVPEDWGGDTITVPISAKTGKGIDELLEMIILVAEMQEIKCIPDGPARAVIIESRIDKAMGPLGTVIVKDGKLKVGDDFVAGSTFGRVRRIVNDKGQSLKEADPSTPVQVLGFNEVPNIHSIFYVVDSKDEARSISEEIKEKEKDQSKIPSKRHVRLEDIMQKMEEEEKKKLNILLKASTYGEIEALKNAIKKFENPDIQIDVVHAGIGPISTSDIMLASASDAVVMGFRVKADSKSLKMAEAEGIEVRRYNIIFDLIDDIKKALEGMLEPVEQEEITGNGILKEEFKIKGVGKIAGVQLNEGHVQRDGGVRIYRNGSLIADVKIKSLKHYKDEVKSVEAPKECGIQFENYEDFSKGDELEFYKSVFVKRELDLQSKTN from the coding sequence GTGGGTAAGACCCGAGTATATGAAGTTGCAAAAGAATTAGGAATGAATTCTAAAGAACTAATTGAATTCTTAGAGGAGGAACTAAATATTATTGTTAAAAGCCACATGAGCACAATTGAAGATGAGACTGTTGAGGCTATAAGAGATCTTATAGAAGAAGAACGTCAATTAAAGAAAAAGCCAAAAAAACAAGAAGAAGAAGAAGATAAACAAAAAAAGAAAGTTTCAAAACCTGAAAAACAAACCAAACAAACTATAGAAGAAGAAAAACCAATTAGAGAAGTAACAATTTCTCCTACAGATTTAACTCTTGAAACTTTATCGAAATATGTTGGTATTTCTCAAACAGAAATTATAAAAGATATGTTCATAAAAGGTATAGCCCTTAGACCGGGTCAAAAATTAGACGTGAAAACTGCTGAAAATATTGCTTTAAATTACAATATTCTTCTAAACTTTGAAGAGGAACAAAAAGAAACACAAGAAACAAATATATCTGATTTAGAAACTATTCTTTCTAACAGATGGAAGGAGATTTATGAAAGTAATAAAGACAAACTGGTCTTAAGGCCACCAGTTGTTACTGTTATGGGACACGTTGATCATGGAAAAACTACACTCTTAGATAAAATAAGAAACACAAAGGTTGCTGAAAAAGAAGAAGGAGGAATCACTCAATCTATCGGGGCTTATCAAATAGAATACAATGATCATAAAATTACATTTATAGACACACCCGGGCACGAAGCCTTCACAGAAATGAGAGCAAGAGGTGCTCAAGTAACAGATATAGTCGTACTTATTATTGCAGCAGACGATGGTGTTATGCCTCAAACTATCGAAGCTTTCAATCATGCTAAAAATGCTAACGTTCCTATAATAGTGGCCATAAACAAGGTAGACAAACCTAATGCGAATTTAGATTTGACAAAACAACAAATGGTTTCTAAATTGAATTTAGTTCCTGAAGATTGGGGAGGAGATACAATAACCGTCCCCATATCAGCGAAAACTGGAAAAGGAATAGACGAATTACTAGAAATGATAATTTTAGTTGCTGAGATGCAAGAAATTAAATGCATTCCTGATGGACCTGCCAGAGCTGTTATAATAGAGAGTAGGATCGATAAAGCAATGGGGCCTTTGGGAACTGTTATTGTGAAAGATGGAAAGCTAAAAGTTGGTGATGATTTTGTTGCTGGTTCAACCTTCGGGAGAGTTAGAAGAATTGTCAATGATAAAGGTCAAAGTTTAAAAGAGGCAGACCCTTCAACGCCAGTACAAGTATTGGGTTTCAATGAAGTTCCTAATATCCACTCTATTTTCTATGTTGTAGATTCCAAGGATGAAGCTAGATCTATATCTGAAGAGATCAAGGAGAAGGAAAAAGATCAAAGTAAGATTCCTTCCAAAAGACATGTGAGACTTGAGGACATTATGCAAAAAATGGAAGAAGAGGAAAAGAAAAAACTAAATATATTGCTTAAAGCAAGTACTTATGGAGAGATAGAAGCATTGAAAAATGCAATCAAAAAATTTGAAAATCCTGATATACAAATCGATGTTGTCCATGCTGGAATAGGCCCCATAAGCACAAGCGATATTATGCTAGCTTCTGCCTCTGATGCAGTCGTAATGGGCTTCAGAGTCAAAGCAGATTCAAAGTCATTAAAAATGGCTGAAGCCGAAGGAATTGAAGTTCGTAGATATAATATTATATTTGATCTTATAGATGATATTAAGAAAGCTTTGGAAGGTATGTTAGAGCCTGTTGAACAAGAAGAAATTACTGGTAACGGAATATTGAAAGAAGAGTTTAAAATAAAAGGTGTAGGAAAAATTGCGGGGGTACAGTTAAATGAAGGGCATGTTCAAAGAGACGGTGGTGTAAGAATCTATAGAAATGGATCTCTAATAGCAGATGTAAAGATAAAGAGTTTAAAACACTACAAAGATGAAGTTAAGTCAGTAGAAGCTCCCAAAGAATGCGGTATTCAATTTGAAAATTATGAAGATTTTTCAAAAGGTGACGAATTAGAGTTTTATAAATCAGTATTTGTAAAAAGAGAGCTGGATTTGCAATCAAAAACTAATTGA
- the hisS gene encoding histidine--tRNA ligase, with translation MSAFTKIKGTKDVFGEEMKYWEYVENKAKDLFKRYAFKEIRVPTIEKTELFSRGVGQETDIVQKEMYTFDDKKGRSLTLRPEGTASVARAYIENSLISFGSPQKLFYIGPMFRYEKPQSGRYREFYQLGAEIFGTDHPLADAELIAFIYDFFSNLKLSNFRIKINSIGTFESREKYKEILKKYYEPLLPNLCEDCQRRYNTNVMRLLDCKKDVEASKKAPSILDYLDEESQKHFKELQHFLNIYGVPYVVDPKIVRGLDYYTKTAFEVEHLNLGEQAVIAGGGRYDNLVEQLEGPKTPGVGFAIGIERLIEAIKKENIFVKSDYNVEVYIAYQGEKGQAEALKLSKYLRKKGIKTFLNISKRNLRGQFKHADRLNVKFVIIIGDEEISKGIVTIKNMENGEQTEVEKNWVYEIITEKLNEK, from the coding sequence TTGAGCGCGTTCACTAAAATTAAAGGAACCAAAGATGTTTTTGGTGAAGAAATGAAATACTGGGAGTATGTTGAAAATAAGGCAAAAGATTTATTTAAAAGGTACGCATTTAAAGAGATACGAGTTCCGACTATTGAAAAAACTGAGCTTTTTAGTAGGGGTGTTGGTCAAGAAACAGATATAGTTCAAAAAGAAATGTATACCTTTGATGACAAAAAAGGTAGATCTCTTACCCTAAGACCCGAGGGTACGGCATCTGTTGCAAGAGCATATATTGAAAATTCTTTGATCTCATTTGGATCTCCTCAAAAATTATTTTATATAGGACCTATGTTTAGATATGAAAAACCTCAATCTGGAAGATACAGAGAGTTCTATCAATTAGGAGCGGAAATATTTGGAACTGATCATCCTCTAGCTGATGCAGAGTTAATTGCTTTCATTTATGATTTTTTCTCAAATCTTAAATTAAGCAATTTTAGGATAAAAATAAACAGTATCGGAACTTTTGAGAGTAGAGAAAAGTACAAAGAGATTTTAAAAAAGTATTATGAACCTTTGCTTCCTAATTTATGTGAAGATTGCCAAAGAAGGTACAATACCAATGTAATGAGATTGTTAGATTGCAAAAAAGATGTAGAGGCTTCAAAGAAAGCTCCCTCAATACTTGATTATTTAGATGAAGAAAGTCAAAAACATTTTAAAGAACTACAACATTTTTTAAATATCTATGGCGTTCCTTATGTAGTTGATCCAAAGATTGTAAGAGGTTTAGATTACTATACAAAAACAGCTTTTGAAGTTGAACATTTGAATTTAGGAGAGCAAGCGGTTATTGCAGGAGGAGGCAGATATGATAATCTAGTGGAACAACTTGAAGGCCCTAAAACTCCTGGAGTTGGTTTTGCAATTGGAATAGAAAGGCTGATAGAGGCCATAAAAAAAGAAAATATTTTTGTTAAAAGTGATTATAATGTAGAAGTCTACATAGCTTATCAGGGGGAAAAAGGACAAGCAGAAGCTTTAAAGTTATCAAAATACCTAAGAAAGAAAGGCATAAAAACATTTCTAAATATCTCAAAAAGAAATTTGAGAGGCCAATTCAAACACGCTGACAGATTAAACGTTAAATTCGTAATCATTATTGGAGATGAGGAAATTTCAAAAGGGATAGTTACAATAAAAAACATGGAAAATGGCGAACAAACCGAAGTCGAAAAAAACTGGGTATATGAGATAATTACTGAAAAATTAAACGAAAAATAA
- a CDS encoding B12-binding domain-containing radical SAM protein, translating to MIFLNILMVYPSYPETFWSFKHALKFISKSAALPPLGLLTIASYLPKEWNVKLIDMNYQKLQIEDIVNSDYIFISAMAVQRESAKKVIKICNDLKIPIVAGGPLFTMEPDTFQDSVDYFVLGEAEEIMEELVNDMQEKSLKRYYAKPNFCDIGKTLPPRWSLLNIKKYGSMSIQYSRGCPYNCEFCDISALNGKKPRTKNDRQVIYELQTLYETGWRRSVFFVDDNFISNKSKLKKEILPEIIKWQKEHDYPFSFYTEVSIDFSNDDELMNLMHDAGFDRVFIGLETPDVDSLKEANKYQNLKKDLQESIKKIQSHGFEIQGGFIVGFDNDKPTIFDKMFEFIQNNGIVTAMVGILNAPRGSELYNRLLKENRLKGEISGNNVDVNTNIIPKMNFDFLINNYKNLMNKLYSPKYYYARMKKFLVNYIAPNNSKPKIGLQEIKAFIKSIFVLGIFGKERKHYWKTFFWGLFKKPQAFPKFITLSIYGYHFRKISSKL from the coding sequence ATGATATTTTTGAATATATTGATGGTTTATCCTTCATACCCTGAAACTTTTTGGAGTTTTAAACATGCTCTTAAATTTATTTCAAAAAGTGCCGCTTTACCTCCATTAGGATTGTTAACTATTGCTTCGTATTTACCTAAGGAATGGAATGTTAAATTAATAGATATGAATTATCAGAAACTACAAATAGAAGATATAGTTAATTCTGACTATATTTTTATTAGTGCTATGGCTGTTCAAAGAGAATCAGCTAAAAAAGTTATTAAAATTTGTAACGACTTGAAAATTCCTATAGTTGCTGGTGGACCTTTATTTACAATGGAACCAGATACTTTCCAAGACTCTGTTGATTATTTCGTCCTAGGGGAAGCAGAAGAAATAATGGAAGAACTTGTAAACGATATGCAAGAAAAATCTCTGAAAAGATATTATGCAAAACCAAATTTTTGCGATATTGGAAAGACTCTTCCCCCTCGTTGGAGCCTGTTGAACATAAAAAAGTATGGATCAATGAGTATACAATACTCAAGGGGTTGTCCTTATAACTGTGAATTTTGTGATATTAGTGCTTTGAATGGGAAGAAACCTAGAACAAAAAACGATAGACAAGTGATCTACGAACTGCAAACTTTATATGAGACAGGTTGGAGAAGATCAGTTTTTTTTGTTGATGATAACTTCATTTCAAATAAATCTAAATTGAAAAAAGAAATCCTTCCTGAAATAATCAAATGGCAGAAAGAACATGATTACCCATTCTCTTTTTATACAGAAGTTTCGATTGATTTTAGTAATGATGATGAATTAATGAATTTAATGCATGATGCCGGTTTTGATAGGGTTTTTATTGGTTTAGAAACGCCTGATGTTGATAGTTTGAAAGAAGCAAATAAGTATCAAAATTTAAAAAAAGATCTTCAGGAATCGATAAAGAAGATACAAAGTCATGGTTTTGAAATTCAAGGAGGATTTATTGTAGGTTTTGATAATGATAAGCCTACGATATTTGATAAAATGTTTGAATTTATACAAAATAATGGTATAGTAACTGCTATGGTTGGTATATTAAATGCTCCAAGAGGAAGCGAACTTTATAACAGACTTTTAAAAGAGAATAGACTAAAAGGGGAAATTAGCGGTAACAACGTTGACGTCAATACGAATATTATACCAAAAATGAATTTTGATTTTTTAATAAATAACTACAAAAATCTGATGAATAAGCTTTATTCTCCAAAATACTATTACGCGAGAATGAAAAAATTTCTAGTGAATTACATAGCACCTAATAATTCAAAACCAAAAATAGGACTTCAAGAAATAAAAGCATTTATTAAATCCATTTTTGTTTTGGGAATTTTTGGAAAAGAAAGGAAGCATTACTGGAAGACTTTTTTCTGGGGTCTTTTTAAAAAACCTCAAGCATTTCCAAAGTTTATAACTCTTTCCATATATGGTTATCATTTTAGAAAAATATCATCAAAATTATGA
- a CDS encoding ribosomal L7Ae/L30e/S12e/Gadd45 family protein, which translates to MHESTEQKILGLIGLAARAGQILYGKKSLRSYIKSYQNKKLIIIPRDTGARVKLDIIKHCEIFDVPYIEINKNKFEFAKLLGKVNVSIIGIKNENIVEGILKLISSGGVL; encoded by the coding sequence TTGCACGAATCTACAGAACAAAAGATACTTGGTTTGATAGGTTTAGCAGCAAGAGCTGGTCAGATTCTTTATGGGAAAAAAAGTTTAAGAAGCTATATTAAATCATATCAAAACAAAAAGTTGATCATAATACCTCGAGATACTGGCGCCAGAGTTAAGTTAGATATAATAAAACATTGTGAAATCTTTGATGTTCCATACATTGAAATAAATAAAAATAAGTTTGAATTTGCTAAATTACTTGGTAAAGTAAATGTGAGTATAATAGGGATTAAGAATGAAAATATTGTAGAGGGAATACTTAAGTTAATTTCCAGTGGAGGTGTTTTATAG
- a CDS encoding alpha-amylase family glycosyl hydrolase, producing the protein MEIKKTNTPIESYKYYEKNAINGDLQGIIQELDYLKELGIDLIYLGPIFKSDTTHGYDVTNYFSIAEHISDVSEEVSRKILINFLEEAHKRGIKVILDLVLNHASKEFDFNSVPEDLTVSVEPPQSPQEERWQRSFIFWDLNDKNTKEFLIKVGEYWLKNFDIDGYRLDHALGLPLDFLEEFLSRMKKIKKDVIVIGEVWEDEGNKVKNFQLLKRFKGRDAQRFTSLFDFATYDTIKEIIGMKKGSLKDLYDQIILSNKLNEKEFQLTYFIENHDLPRFIDICKDVEDLKIALGLLMSLTGNIILEYGNEIGLQGDATILHFSESGRVPMKFKEEWNQSEKEMFEYSKKLISLRKNNPALTCGEYDLREANGDVLIFEKKSFDNRVIVLINRGREKYKTNKTYLDIISNKKISSFYKGIYYLKDI; encoded by the coding sequence ATGGAGATAAAAAAAACGAATACACCAATAGAAAGTTATAAATATTATGAAAAGAATGCAATCAACGGGGACCTTCAAGGTATTATTCAAGAGCTAGATTATTTAAAAGAGTTAGGAATAGATTTGATATATCTTGGTCCTATTTTCAAAAGCGATACAACCCATGGATATGACGTTACAAATTATTTTTCAATCGCTGAGCACATTTCTGATGTTTCAGAAGAAGTATCAAGGAAGATTCTTATTAATTTTTTAGAAGAAGCACACAAAAGAGGTATAAAAGTTATACTTGATTTAGTATTAAACCATGCTTCTAAAGAGTTTGATTTTAATTCAGTTCCAGAAGATTTAACAGTAAGTGTAGAACCACCTCAATCTCCTCAAGAAGAAAGATGGCAAAGGTCTTTTATTTTTTGGGATTTAAACGATAAAAATACTAAAGAGTTTTTGATAAAAGTTGGTGAATATTGGCTTAAAAACTTTGATATCGATGGTTATAGATTAGATCATGCCTTGGGTCTTCCACTAGATTTTCTTGAAGAGTTTCTAAGTAGGATGAAAAAAATAAAAAAAGATGTAATTGTTATCGGAGAAGTTTGGGAAGATGAAGGGAATAAAGTTAAAAATTTCCAACTTCTAAAAAGATTTAAGGGTAGAGATGCCCAAAGATTCACAAGTTTATTTGATTTTGCTACATACGATACCATAAAAGAAATAATAGGTATGAAAAAAGGAAGCTTGAAAGATTTGTACGATCAAATAATTTTGTCTAATAAACTTAATGAAAAGGAATTTCAACTAACCTACTTTATAGAGAATCATGACTTACCTAGATTTATAGATATTTGCAAAGATGTTGAAGACTTAAAAATCGCGCTTGGATTATTGATGAGTCTAACAGGGAATATAATATTAGAATATGGGAACGAAATTGGTTTGCAAGGTGATGCGACTATACTGCATTTTAGTGAGAGTGGGAGGGTTCCAATGAAATTTAAAGAAGAATGGAACCAATCGGAAAAAGAAATGTTTGAGTACAGTAAAAAACTTATATCACTTAGAAAAAACAATCCAGCTTTAACCTGTGGGGAATATGATTTAAGAGAGGCAAATGGAGATGTACTTATTTTTGAAAAAAAGAGTTTTGATAACCGGGTTATTGTTTTAATAAACAGAGGAAGAGAAAAATACAAAACAAATAAAACGTACTTAGATATAATAAGCAATAAAAAAATTTCAAGTTTTTATAAAGGGATATACTACCTGAAAGATATTTAA